In Streptomyces sp. NBC_00414, a single window of DNA contains:
- a CDS encoding ABC transporter ATP-binding protein: protein MLDVNGLKKVYEGSGRRVEAVRDLTFTVDTGELVCLVGPSGCGKTTLLKCVGGLLTPTAGEVLVGGRRVTGPPPDMAVVFQEYGRSLFPWMRVRENVELPLKQKKFSGARRRELVTDALESVGLTDAAGAYPWQLSGGMQQRVAIARALAYEPQVLLMDEPFAAVDAQTRADLEDLVRGLWRQRGITILFVTHDIDEAVYLGERVLILSSSPTVVQEQLKIDLPADRDQLHTRVAPRFAELRTHVYEQIQAAKRGAPVADRLVKDLTSDTPPPR, encoded by the coding sequence ATGCTCGACGTAAACGGCCTCAAGAAGGTCTACGAGGGATCGGGCCGGCGCGTGGAGGCGGTGCGCGACCTCACCTTCACGGTGGACACCGGCGAACTCGTCTGCCTGGTCGGGCCGTCGGGCTGCGGCAAGACGACCCTGCTGAAGTGTGTGGGCGGGCTGCTCACACCCACGGCCGGCGAGGTGCTGGTCGGGGGCCGCCGGGTGACCGGACCGCCGCCCGACATGGCGGTCGTCTTCCAGGAGTACGGGCGCAGTCTGTTCCCCTGGATGCGGGTACGCGAGAACGTCGAACTACCGCTGAAACAGAAGAAGTTCAGTGGCGCCAGGCGGCGTGAGCTGGTCACCGACGCCCTGGAGTCCGTGGGCCTCACGGACGCCGCGGGCGCGTACCCGTGGCAGCTTTCGGGTGGCATGCAGCAGCGGGTGGCCATCGCCCGCGCCCTGGCGTACGAGCCACAGGTGCTGCTCATGGACGAGCCGTTCGCGGCGGTGGACGCCCAGACCCGGGCCGACCTGGAGGACCTGGTCCGCGGGCTGTGGCGGCAGCGGGGCATCACGATCCTCTTCGTGACGCACGACATCGACGAGGCCGTCTACCTCGGCGAGCGGGTGCTGATCCTGTCCTCCTCCCCGACCGTCGTCCAGGAACAGCTGAAGATCGACCTCCCCGCCGACCGGGACCAGTTGCACACCCGGGTGGCGCCGCGCTTCGCCGAACTGCGCACTCATGTGTACGAGCAGATCCAGGCGGCGAAACGCGGTGCGCCGGTCGCCGACCGGCTGGTGAAGGACCTCACGTCGGACACGCCTCCGCCGCGGTGA
- a CDS encoding toxin-antitoxin system, toxin component → MRRLCGQLVDELSLPAPAEPGDLYAALCGAMSRRRGRPVRFRTAAFPPGTASGLWLDMAEQDLVVVEERTAPDHQLVILGHELWHMNAGHRGHHVEGAAVAARLLSDGADLRETVLRVAARTRFDLADEKDAESFGLLLASRCRVWLAGSALRGPVRREGLAGRIEASLGYRGPQG, encoded by the coding sequence ATGCGCCGTCTGTGCGGCCAGCTGGTCGACGAGCTGTCGCTGCCGGCGCCGGCGGAGCCCGGGGACCTGTACGCGGCCCTGTGCGGGGCAATGAGCAGACGGCGCGGCCGTCCGGTCCGCTTCCGTACGGCCGCCTTCCCGCCGGGCACCGCCAGCGGGCTCTGGCTCGACATGGCGGAGCAGGACCTCGTGGTCGTCGAGGAGCGCACCGCGCCCGACCACCAGCTGGTGATCCTCGGCCACGAGCTGTGGCACATGAACGCGGGCCACCGCGGCCATCACGTGGAGGGCGCGGCCGTCGCCGCCCGGCTGCTGTCGGACGGCGCCGACCTGCGGGAGACCGTCCTCAGGGTGGCGGCGCGCACCCGGTTCGACCTGGCCGACGAGAAGGACGCCGAGAGCTTCGGCCTGCTGCTGGCGAGCAGGTGCCGTGTGTGGCTGGCCGGTTCGGCGCTGCGCGGTCCCGTACGGCGTGAGGGGCTCGCGGGCCGGATCGAGGCGTCCCTGGGCTATCGCGGCCCGCAGGGCTGA
- a CDS encoding ABC transporter permease: MQRVLLRLFLVVALPVVLVVAWWFASDDSTDIYWPPLRTILTTFPDVWTGDRLHDDVLPSVLRLSAGYACAAVAGVALGTVIGSYRRVRAVCEPVLEFLRAVPPPVLVPVIMLFAGIGDTMKVAVIASGCVWPILLNTVEGVRAVDSVMSETARSYGITGAARLRHLVLRSASPQIFAGLRQSLSIGIILMVISEMFAASNGLGFTIVQFQRGFAIPDMWTGILLLGLLGFVLSVVFRLVERRALGWYHGLRDASRRSS, from the coding sequence ATCCAGCGTGTCCTGCTGCGGCTGTTCCTCGTCGTGGCGCTGCCCGTCGTGCTCGTCGTGGCGTGGTGGTTCGCGTCGGACGACAGCACGGACATCTACTGGCCGCCGCTGCGCACCATCCTCACCACGTTCCCGGACGTGTGGACCGGCGATCGGCTGCACGACGACGTACTGCCCAGCGTGCTGCGGCTGAGCGCCGGTTACGCGTGCGCGGCCGTCGCCGGGGTGGCGCTGGGCACGGTGATCGGCTCGTACCGCCGGGTGCGGGCGGTGTGCGAACCGGTCCTTGAGTTCCTGCGGGCGGTGCCGCCGCCCGTGCTCGTCCCGGTGATCATGCTGTTCGCGGGCATCGGCGACACCATGAAGGTCGCGGTGATCGCCAGCGGCTGCGTCTGGCCGATCCTGCTCAACACCGTCGAGGGCGTACGGGCGGTCGACTCGGTGATGTCCGAGACGGCCCGCTCCTACGGCATCACGGGCGCCGCCCGGCTGCGGCACCTGGTGCTGCGCTCGGCGAGCCCGCAGATCTTCGCGGGGCTGCGCCAGTCCCTGTCCATCGGCATCATCCTGATGGTCATCAGTGAGATGTTCGCCGCCAGCAACGGGCTCGGCTTCACCATCGTCCAGTTCCAGCGCGGCTTCGCCATCCCCGACATGTGGACCGGGATCCTGCTGCTCGGTCTGCTCGGGTTCGTCCTGTCGGTCGTCTTCCGGCTCGTCGAGCGGCGCGCGCTCGGCTGGTACCACGGTCTGCGCGACGCCTCCCGGCGGTCGTCGTGA
- a CDS encoding helix-turn-helix domain-containing protein, whose amino-acid sequence MTDGFEVPGATATGLLPAVVARVAGLADRLGAPHSEVFDVRRLSAASGVPEVVVRSLLNGRPAGEPDLQARFLQRLDLLRRTRLKPNGRRYTQQEIADGAGMSRQQAGALINGDRRPTMEHCDAIQRFFRVHAGFLTAEDPEALAGALQRTEQDLLQRLADRERQADPAIADDPLERLLQDHGVRGIAWRAAQLPTDQHRDKVAEWLDMLLESVKRPES is encoded by the coding sequence GTGACGGATGGCTTCGAGGTTCCGGGCGCCACGGCGACGGGTCTGCTGCCGGCCGTCGTGGCCCGGGTCGCCGGTCTCGCGGACCGGCTCGGCGCACCGCACAGCGAGGTGTTCGACGTCCGCCGGCTGTCCGCCGCGTCGGGCGTCCCCGAGGTCGTGGTCCGGTCCCTGCTGAACGGGCGGCCCGCGGGCGAGCCCGACCTCCAGGCCCGCTTCCTGCAGCGCCTCGACCTGCTGCGCCGTACCCGGCTGAAGCCCAACGGCCGCCGCTACACCCAGCAGGAGATCGCCGACGGCGCGGGCATGTCGCGCCAGCAGGCGGGCGCGCTCATCAACGGCGACCGGCGCCCGACGATGGAGCACTGCGACGCCATCCAGCGCTTCTTCCGCGTCCACGCCGGCTTCCTGACCGCCGAGGACCCCGAGGCACTCGCCGGCGCCCTGCAGCGCACCGAGCAGGATCTGCTGCAGCGGCTCGCCGACCGGGAGCGCCAGGCGGACCCGGCGATCGCCGACGACCCGCTGGAGCGGCTGCTGCAGGACCACGGCGTCCGTGGCATCGCCTGGCGGGCCGCGCAACTGCCCACCGATCAGCACCGGGACAAGGTCGCCGAGTGGCTGGACATGCTCCTGGAGAGCGTCAAGCGGCCCGAGTCGTGA
- a CDS encoding MmyB family transcriptional regulator produces the protein MAYQAGGPRPQPRPVPESLEAQAYLQDYAALLDAVTFPSVVVDHRWDVVLANDAFETLFRAVGPHPTAMPGDNFLRFVLFHPDAGTVLAEHESSWCLPMLAHFAAAVERHGHDHGLQSILRDIAQDPIMDAAYRQGLPHWIRSVGAHAVEHDGAVRPLLHPDPRWGSTCRIVGETPKTLRDMGYTRLTLVLREARRPTPATRRTNRPGRGRRTATHLSVVPAAEA, from the coding sequence ATGGCATACCAGGCAGGAGGGCCCCGGCCGCAGCCGCGACCCGTCCCCGAGAGTCTTGAGGCCCAGGCGTATCTCCAGGACTACGCAGCACTCCTGGACGCCGTCACCTTTCCGTCCGTCGTCGTCGACCACCGCTGGGACGTCGTCCTCGCCAACGACGCGTTCGAGACACTTTTCCGCGCGGTCGGCCCGCACCCCACCGCGATGCCGGGCGACAACTTCCTCCGGTTCGTCCTGTTCCACCCGGACGCGGGCACGGTCCTCGCCGAGCACGAGTCGAGCTGGTGCCTGCCGATGCTGGCGCACTTCGCCGCCGCCGTGGAACGGCACGGCCACGACCACGGACTCCAGTCGATCCTGCGGGACATCGCCCAGGACCCGATCATGGACGCCGCCTACCGGCAGGGTCTGCCGCACTGGATCCGCTCGGTCGGCGCGCACGCCGTCGAGCACGACGGCGCGGTACGGCCGCTGCTGCACCCGGACCCGCGCTGGGGGAGTACGTGCCGGATCGTCGGCGAGACCCCCAAGACCCTTCGTGACATGGGGTACACGCGCCTGACGCTGGTCCTGCGCGAGGCCCGCCGCCCGACACCGGCGACCCGCCGTACGAACCGGCCCGGACGCGGCCGGCGCACGGCGACCCATCTCAGCGTGGTGCCCGCGGCCGAGGCGTGA